The Salifodinibacter halophilus genome segment CACGCGCGGGTCGACGTCGCCGGCGATGTCGGCGGCCGGGTAGCCGTTGTAGCGCAGCACCGGGTCGGGACCGAAGGTCTGCTTGATGGTGACCATCGAACCGATCGGCACCATCTCGCCGCGGTCGT includes the following:
- a CDS encoding efflux RND transporter permease subunit gives rise to the protein VNDFNQFGRTWQVIAQADGNFRDSVEDIANLRTRNDRGEMVPIGSMVTIKQTFGPDPVLRYNGYPAADIAGDVDPRV